The sequence GCATTGAACGAGATGTAACGCGTGTCGCCGCCTGCCGGGGCGTTGGGCGCGCGGTGCAGGAAGTGGCCTTTGATCAGGGTCAGCGCGTCGATTTCCAGTTGCAGGCGTTTTGGCACTGCCCACCAGCGCACGCGGCCTTCGATCTGCTGGCCGGCGAAGCGGCCGGTGCGGCCGAGCGGATCGCGCACGCCAGTGGTGGCGAAGGCATCGGTGGCCGAGGCGAGCCACATTGCGCGGTAGCTGGCGAAGAAATCGAGCCGCTTTGACGGTGCGGCTTCGAACCGCACGCCGGGGGTGACGATGTTGGCGCGGGCTATGGCGTTGTAGAGGCCGGCTGGGGCGAGGTCGGCGCGGCGCATCCCGAACAGTGTATCGAACCGGCCATAGTGCGCACCGCCGGAATCGCCGCTGGCATAGTCGAACTCGAGCGAGAGCCGCGCGCCAAGCGCGCCGGGGAAGGTGTAGCCAGCATCGGCATGGGCGAACCAGGCGCGCACCGGCTTGCGCGGGGCCGTGGCGGCCAGCGACGTGCTGGCGCGGCCCCATTGGCCGATCACCTCAACCTCGTGATCGAACTGGCCGGCCTTGGGATCGCGGATCAGCCGCAGGCCGATGGTATTGAGCGAGCGGTCGCGGCTGGGGCGGCCCGGCGCGTCGCGCTCACCCAGGTGGAAGAACGTGACTTCGGCCATGGTCCGCCCGATCGCCTGGGGCTTGGCCACCAGTCCGCCCCACAGCACCAGGTCGAAGCTCTCGCGGTCTAGTGCCACGCGGTTGCTGGCCAGGCCCTGCGGATCGTCAGGCCGCCGGCTCTGCGGCAGGACATAGATCGCTGTCGCGGTGAGCCCGCTTTTCAGCGTCAGGTCGGCGCGCAGGCCGGTGTAGCTGTTGGTGGTGTTGCGATAGTCGTCCGCCGCGACCAGCCGGCGCGAGCCCAGGTTGAGCAGCGAGCGCCCCGCTTTCAGCGTCAGCTTGCTGCCCGGCCCGAACGGCGCGGTGATATCGGTGGCGACATAGGCCGAGACCAGTTCGAGCGTATTGACCTCACCGGTGGTGACCGGCGTGCCCGGCTCTTGCAGATAGACGCGGCTGTCCCACAGTTCCCCGCCGATCCGCCAGCTATCCTGGCGGTACTCAGCGGCCAGGATGGTGCGGACGTTGAACAGGTCGTCATTGCGATCAAACCCGACCCGTGCCTGGTTTTCGATCGCCTCATACCGCGCTCGAACGCTGCCTGACAGCGACAGGCCATCTTCGGCCTGCGCGACCTGCGCAGAAAGAGTAACAACCGGAACGATCAGAGCAATCAGACGCATACACCCTCCATCGGCCCTGGCGCGCCAGGGTTGCAGCAGGATGACGCTTGAGCGGCATGGCCGCTTACGGCCGGGAGGTCATCTTGCCCCGACGCGCTGCTGATTAGCGTCAGCACCGACCGGCGGCAAGGCCTGGAGCACCGCGTGATCGCCCAGCGCCAACTTGTCCGCGCCATCATGCCGCGCCCGATGCGGGGCGGATCAGCCATGCAGGCCAGCACTATCGCCAGTTTACGCTCTGTGCGAGAGGCTGGATGGCTGGCGCGGCTGGAACTGACGTTCAGTTACTTCCAGCGGGAAGAGCGCGGCAATCGCTGATGAGGATATCGCAATGGATCTGAGGATCGCGGGGCGCAAGGCGCTGGTCAATGGCGGCAGCGCGGGCATGGGGCGCGGGGCGGCGCTGGCGCTGGCGCGCGAGGGGGCCGAGGTGTTCTTCTCGGCGCGCGGAGCCGAACGGCTGGAAGCCACCTGCACCGCCATCGCCGCCGAGACCGGCGCGAAAGTGCACGCGATCATCGCCGATCACGCCAGCGACGTGGGCCGCGCGGCGATCCTGGCCGCTTGCCCCGATCCCGATATCTTCGTCGCCACCTGTGCCCCTCCGCCGTTTACCGGCGATTTCCGCGATGTTTCGCGTGAGGCGCTCGCCCAGGCGGTGGCAACGGCGCTGCTCAGCCCGATCGATTACATCAAGGCCGTTACCGTGCCGATGGTTGAGCGGCGCTGGGGGCGGATCGTCAATATCAGCACCGGGGCGGCGAAGTACCCCGCGGCGATGCGGGTGCTTTCCGGCCCGCCGCGTGCGGCCCTGGCCAACTATTGCCACGCGATCTCGAAGGAGCTGGCGCCGCATAACGTCACGATCAATTCGGTGCTGCCGGGGATGCACCACACCCCGGGGATTGAGGAGGTGCTGGGCCCCCGCGCCGCGGCCAACGGGCGCAGCTATGACGAGGAAGTCGCCGCTTTCGTCAAGGCTGTGCGCATTCCCGCCGGGCGCTTTGGCGATGCCGAGGACCTGGGCGCGCTGGTTGCCATGTTCTGCAGCGATCAGGCGAGTTACGTCACCGGCCAGTCACTGGTGGTTGATGGCGGGATCGGCACGTCGACGTTCTAGGCCGACCCCGGCATCCCCTATCCGGCGTTCGCCACGCGGATGATCCCGCCAATCAGCGAGCCGAGCACGAAGATGTAGATCGGCGGCATCGAGATATAGAGCGGGATCAGCCGCTTCTCGGCCGCCTTGTGATAGCCCAGCGCATAGAGCACCCGCATGAACGGCCAGATCGCGCCGATCCCGGCCGCCCACACCGGGCTGACGACAAAGGCAAACAGCCACAGGCCGGGCAGGAACAGCGCCAGGTGTTCCAGGGTGTTCTGGTGCGCGCGGACATAGCGTTCATACTCGGGCGGCCCGCTGTGCGACGGTGGCTCGATCTTGAAGCGCCCCCGCGCCAGCCCGGCCATCAGCAGGGTGAAGTAATAGGCCAGCAGCGCCAGCGCGCTGACGATCACGACATAGCTGTAAGGATCGGTCATGGATGCGT comes from Novosphingobium ginsenosidimutans and encodes:
- a CDS encoding alginate export family protein yields the protein MRLIALIVPVVTLSAQVAQAEDGLSLSGSVRARYEAIENQARVGFDRNDDLFNVRTILAAEYRQDSWRIGGELWDSRVYLQEPGTPVTTGEVNTLELVSAYVATDITAPFGPGSKLTLKAGRSLLNLGSRRLVAADDYRNTTNSYTGLRADLTLKSGLTATAIYVLPQSRRPDDPQGLASNRVALDRESFDLVLWGGLVAKPQAIGRTMAEVTFFHLGERDAPGRPSRDRSLNTIGLRLIRDPKAGQFDHEVEVIGQWGRASTSLAATAPRKPVRAWFAHADAGYTFPGALGARLSLEFDYASGDSGGAHYGRFDTLFGMRRADLAPAGLYNAIARANIVTPGVRFEAAPSKRLDFFASYRAMWLASATDAFATTGVRDPLGRTGRFAGQQIEGRVRWWAVPKRLQLEIDALTLIKGHFLHRAPNAPAGGDTRYISFNATAHF
- a CDS encoding SDR family oxidoreductase — encoded protein: MDLRIAGRKALVNGGSAGMGRGAALALAREGAEVFFSARGAERLEATCTAIAAETGAKVHAIIADHASDVGRAAILAACPDPDIFVATCAPPPFTGDFRDVSREALAQAVATALLSPIDYIKAVTVPMVERRWGRIVNISTGAAKYPAAMRVLSGPPRAALANYCHAISKELAPHNVTINSVLPGMHHTPGIEEVLGPRAAANGRSYDEEVAAFVKAVRIPAGRFGDAEDLGALVAMFCSDQASYVTGQSLVVDGGIGTSTF
- a CDS encoding MAPEG family protein — encoded protein: MTDPYSYVVIVSALALLAYYFTLLMAGLARGRFKIEPPSHSGPPEYERYVRAHQNTLEHLALFLPGLWLFAFVVSPVWAAGIGAIWPFMRVLYALGYHKAAEKRLIPLYISMPPIYIFVLGSLIGGIIRVANAG